In one Planctomycetota bacterium genomic region, the following are encoded:
- a CDS encoding purine-nucleoside phosphorylase: MMPAARRQRDSRDPRPAGVTAPRGRARMAEERSPGANLRPRAGAVEAADRLRDRLGGPCALGVVLGTGLGDLVGLLSERRTLTSAETGWLPQSRATGHAGRIVAGVLAGTRVAILQGRVHHYEGHPPETLVRAIELLAALGCRTVLLTNAAGGLRPDMVPGELVVLTGHVDLVRRDWTGALGPAATVVGRGAGSTPYDPALVATALTAARRAGARARAGVYVLLSGPSYETRAEYRWLRASGADVVGMSTVPEVTAARRLGLAVAAVSVVTNVARPDAPDKTLAEDVCRAAAEAAAGVGAILAALAAAAPH, from the coding sequence ATGATGCCGGCCGCGCGGCGGCAAAGGGACAGCCGCGATCCCCGCCCGGCCGGGGTGACGGCGCCGCGCGGGAGGGCGCGTATGGCTGAGGAGCGATCGCCGGGCGCGAACCTGCGCCCCCGCGCCGGGGCGGTGGAGGCTGCAGACCGACTCCGCGACCGGCTCGGCGGCCCGTGCGCGCTCGGGGTCGTGCTCGGCACCGGCTTGGGCGATCTGGTCGGACTGCTCTCCGAGCGCCGCACGCTCACCTCCGCCGAGACCGGCTGGCTGCCGCAGTCGCGCGCCACCGGCCATGCCGGCCGCATCGTCGCCGGCGTGCTCGCCGGGACGCGCGTCGCGATCCTCCAGGGGCGCGTCCACCATTACGAGGGCCATCCCCCCGAGACGCTCGTCCGCGCGATCGAGCTGCTCGCGGCCCTCGGCTGCCGGACGGTGCTCCTCACCAACGCCGCCGGCGGGCTCCGCCCCGACATGGTGCCGGGGGAATTGGTCGTCCTCACCGGCCACGTCGATCTCGTCCGCCGCGACTGGACCGGTGCCCTCGGCCCGGCCGCGACCGTCGTGGGGCGCGGCGCCGGTTCGACCCCCTACGACCCCGCGCTGGTCGCGACGGCCCTCACGGCCGCGCGCCGCGCCGGGGCCCGCGCCCGGGCAGGCGTGTACGTGCTCCTCTCGGGCCCGAGCTACGAGACGCGCGCCGAATACCGCTGGCTCCGCGCCAGCGGCGCCGATGTCGTCGGAATGTCGACCGTGCCCGAGGTGACGGCGGCGCGGCGGCTCGGATTGGCCGTTGCCGCGGTGTCGGTCGTGACCAACGTCGCCCGCCCCGACGCCCCCGACAAGACGCTCGCCGAGGATGTCTGCCGGGCTGCCGCCGAGGCGGCCGCGGGGGTCGGGGCGATCCTCGCGGCCTTGGCCGCGGCCGCGCCGCACTGA
- a CDS encoding 4-hydroxy-tetrahydrodipicolinate synthase: MPSVAAPSSGRTRAERFAGLSVAIVTPFRDGTVDVARLREQIEFQVAAGVTCICPVGTTGESPTLSHDEHERVIAESVQAAAGRILVMPGTGSNSTAEAVRLTKFAERAGADAALVVGPYYNRPTQPGLIAHFKALAEATTLPICVYNIPARTGRNIEPETIVALAELPGIQMVKEATGSMDQASQVLAATDLTVLSGDDSMTLPLLAVGGRGVVSVVGNIVPGDMRALCAAYDRGDLAEARRLHLRLFGLARDLLGLASNPIPIKAAMAMLGRDSGEIRMPLVPLEAGLADKLRAVLRAYGLKTVA, encoded by the coding sequence ATGCCCTCCGTCGCCGCCCCGTCGTCCGGCCGCACGCGCGCCGAGCGGTTCGCCGGCCTCTCGGTCGCGATCGTCACGCCGTTCCGCGACGGCACGGTCGACGTCGCGCGACTCCGCGAGCAGATCGAGTTCCAGGTGGCGGCAGGCGTGACTTGCATCTGCCCCGTCGGGACCACCGGCGAGTCGCCGACGCTGTCGCACGACGAGCACGAGCGCGTGATCGCCGAGAGCGTGCAGGCGGCGGCCGGACGGATCCTGGTGATGCCCGGGACGGGGAGCAATTCGACGGCCGAGGCGGTGCGGCTGACGAAGTTCGCCGAGCGCGCCGGAGCCGATGCGGCGCTGGTCGTCGGCCCGTACTACAACCGGCCGACGCAGCCGGGGCTGATCGCCCACTTCAAGGCCCTCGCCGAGGCGACGACGCTGCCGATCTGCGTCTACAACATTCCCGCGCGGACCGGGCGCAACATCGAGCCCGAGACGATCGTCGCGCTGGCGGAGCTGCCCGGGATCCAGATGGTCAAGGAGGCGACCGGGTCGATGGACCAGGCGTCGCAGGTCCTCGCCGCCACGGATCTGACGGTCCTCTCCGGCGACGACAGCATGACCCTCCCGCTGCTGGCCGTCGGCGGGCGCGGCGTGGTCTCGGTCGTGGGCAACATCGTGCCGGGAGACATGCGCGCCCTGTGCGCCGCCTACGACCGCGGTGATCTGGCCGAGGCGCGGCGGCTCCATCTCCGGCTGTTCGGCCTGGCGCGCGACCTGCTCGGGCTGGCGAGCAACCCGATCCCGATCAAGGCGGCGATGGCGATGCTCGGCCGCGATTCGGGGGAGATCCGCATGCCGCTGGTGCCGCTCGAGGCGGGGCTGGCCGACAAGCTCCGCGCGGTGCTCCGCGCCTACGGCCTGAAGACGGTCGCCTGA
- a CDS encoding Dabb family protein, whose amino-acid sequence MAALSHAVYFTLKERTPAAAARLVEGCRKWLTGHPGTIFFSAGTVADYDRQVNDRDFDVALVIVFESPAAHDAYQQAPRHDSFIAEHSPSWAKVRVFDADLAAHE is encoded by the coding sequence ATGGCCGCGCTGTCGCATGCCGTGTATTTCACGCTCAAGGAACGAACCCCTGCCGCGGCGGCGCGGCTCGTCGAGGGCTGCCGGAAGTGGCTCACCGGCCATCCCGGCACGATCTTCTTCTCGGCCGGCACGGTCGCCGACTACGACCGGCAGGTGAACGACCGCGACTTCGACGTCGCCCTGGTGATCGTGTTCGAGTCACCCGCCGCGCACGACGCCTACCAGCAAGCGCCGCGGCACGATTCGTTCATCGCCGAGCACTCCCCGTCGTGGGCCAAGGTCCGCGTCTTCGACGCCGACCTCGCCGCCCACGAGTAG
- the surE gene encoding 5'/3'-nucleotidase SurE: MRILLTNDDGIDAPGLAALARAAATLGGDLVVVAPAECHSGCGHRVTTHAPLSVAEEGPARYRIGGTPADCVRVALGKLAPDVDLVLSGINRGGNLGVDVHHSGTVAAAREAALHGRPAIAVSQLVRPDGDVDWERSAAWLERVFRRIAAAVPGAGTFWNVNFPVLPEAAPAPQLVECPVDPSPFALAYREVDGGWRWASDYHRRPRRADGDVAVCFGGAIALSRVGVV; the protein is encoded by the coding sequence ATGCGGATCCTCCTCACCAACGACGACGGCATCGACGCGCCGGGCCTCGCGGCACTGGCCCGCGCCGCCGCCACGCTCGGGGGCGATCTGGTCGTCGTCGCCCCGGCCGAGTGCCACTCCGGCTGCGGCCACCGCGTCACCACCCACGCGCCGCTGTCGGTCGCCGAGGAGGGTCCGGCGCGCTACCGGATCGGTGGCACGCCGGCCGACTGCGTCCGCGTGGCGCTGGGGAAGCTCGCCCCCGACGTCGATCTGGTGCTCTCGGGGATCAACCGCGGGGGCAACCTCGGCGTCGACGTCCACCATTCGGGGACGGTCGCGGCGGCGCGCGAGGCGGCGCTCCACGGCCGGCCGGCGATCGCCGTCTCGCAGCTGGTGCGCCCCGACGGCGACGTCGACTGGGAGCGGTCGGCGGCGTGGCTGGAGCGGGTGTTCCGCCGGATCGCGGCCGCGGTCCCGGGGGCAGGGACGTTCTGGAACGTCAACTTCCCCGTCCTTCCCGAGGCTGCTCCCGCGCCGCAGCTCGTCGAGTGCCCGGTCGATCCGTCGCCGTTCGCGCTGGCCTACCGGGAGGTGGACGGCGGTTGGCGCTGGGCGTCGGACTACCACCGCCGCCCGCGCCGCGCCGACGGCGACGTGGCCGTGTGCTTCGGCGGGGCGATCGCGCTGTCGCGTGTCGGGGTCGTGTAG